One Paramisgurnus dabryanus chromosome 9, PD_genome_1.1, whole genome shotgun sequence genomic window, ATGTTCATGCATCATTCATGCATATTAACTGTCTATAAAAATAGAGACATTACTGGGTCAATCACATTTGAGCTGCAGGTGAGCTTAGTCTTGGGGATGTTCTTTTTTCTATACACGCTCCTGCTTTTTCATCACCTTCTATCTGCAGAGGCAGAAAACACTATTTGCCGAATGATGGGAGACCCTACATACCCAGTGTTTTCTAAGGATGGAGAATTTAATATTGGAGCAATTTTTCCAATCCACAGCAAAGAAACATTACCTTCATTTAAATTCACACAGAAACCTCAGCCTCTATCATGCTCTAGGTTTGCTACATTAAGAACTATGCTataacagaaaacactttacagtaaggttgtatttgttaacgtCAGCAACATAACAATAGTTCTACAGCTTTTATTCATCTTAagtcatgttaatttcagcatttactaaaacatttaaaaagtaatacacaatgaactaacatgaacaactctattggcattaactaacattaacaaagattaataaatgctgaaatgtATATTGGTCTAATATGATGTTActtaatgcatgtactaatgttaacaaatacaaccttattgtaaagtgttaccctaaAATACTAATGTAATTAATCCTCATGCTTGTAGTCTTCTGTttgaatatttttacagtgtgaatcTAAGAGATTTTCGGCTGGCTCAAATCATGATATTTGCAATTGAGGAGATTAACAAAAATCTGTATTTACTTCCAAATGTTTCTATTGGCTACAAAATCTATGATACTTGTGGTTCAAGACTGTCTTCTATGAGTGCAATTATGGCAGTGATGAATGTCCAGGACATTGCAGCAAGAGAGAAATGCATTGGAGAGTCTCCTATACATGCTATTATAGGAGAAACAGAGTCTGCCACAACaattattttgtctagaaccaCAGGACCGTTTAAAATTCCAGTGGTAAGAGGCAATGAGTGTAACTGTTTAACAAAATTGTTAAAGACTGACAGTTgacttttttactgtttttttttttttagataagtCACTCAGCATCGTGTGAGTGCCTCAGTAATAGGAAAGATTACCCTTCTTTCTTCAGGACGGTTGCTAGTGATTATCACCAGGGCAGAGCACTTGCACTCTTGGTCAAGCACTTAGGCTGGACTTGGGTTGGAGCTGTGAACAGTGACAATGATTATGGAAACTATGGAATGGCCACATTTTTGAATACAGCACAAGAGCAGGGGATTTGTGTAGAGTACTCTGTGAAATTTTACAGAACAGAGTCGGAAAAACTCCAAAAAGTGGTAAACACAATGAAAGATGGCACAGCAAAAGTAATTGTTGCATTTGTTTCATTTCTTGATATGGGATTACTAATTGAGCAACTTAGTATCCAAAACATTACAGGCCTCCAAATAGTTGGAGTAGTTGGGTGGATAACTTCAAAGAATTACATCACTCCTAACACTTTTCATGTGATGAGAGGGTCACTGGGTTTTGCTGTGCGAAAAATCAATGTTCAAGGGTTTGGAGATTATGCTATAAAATCATTCTGGGAAACTGATTTTCCATGCTCACATAGAGATCAATCTGAATTAAATTGCAGCAGATTTCAGGATCTACTTGAGCTGAAAAATTACAATGAAGATGTGTCTGAACATAGATATTCAAGTAATGTCTACAAAGCAGTATATGCTGTAGCTCATGCACTACACAGTCTGCTAAAGTGCACAGGACAAGAAGGTTGTGAAAAAGCCCTGACAATACAACCACAACAGGTAAGTGagaaaaaatagaaaattgAATAAAGGCTCCATTTAGCTTGACTTGATGTTCAATTGCTTCCATGATCATGTTCCAAATCTTTTTATTAGGTGGTTGAGGCTCTGAAAAGGGTAAATTTCAGTGTAAAATTTGGAGATTGTGTGTGGTTTGACAGCACTGGTGGTGCAGTGGCCCAGTATGAAGTTGTGAACTGGCAGCAGGACTCAGATGGATCATTTCAGTTTAAACCAGTGGGTTACTATGATGCCTCACTGCCCCCTGACCAGCGCTTTTTCATTAACACTGAAAACATAATCTGGGCTGGAGGACAGTTGCGGGTAAATAACCTGTTTATCTGACAAGGTTAATTTAAACTGAGGAAACATAGTATAAAGATTTTATGTGTTACTTTCACACACAGAGATATGCACACATAAagaaaaccgtgagaaagccatttatggtgtttacatgccacgcgaaatcggggTAATTAACAAAAAACTACTTGTGCCGAttggtttttgcttacgctTTAGGTGTATGGGCTTTCCCTGATAAAAGAAAACAGTTTTACGCATTTACAAGACCCCACATGTTAtgagtttattaagcataatctgCGTAAGACTGTACATTTAAACTCACTAAATActaaatttattttagtctgcATTGCAGGTTTTCATTATAATTAAGCTTCAAATTTGCaataatctgttttttttttaaattactgaAATTTTAATCTTCAGGTCTGTATAAAAAACTGATGTACATGTATTTTGTATGTTTTCGTGTAGAAGCCCAAGTCTGTGTGCAGTGAGAGTTGTCCTCTAGGCACTAGGAAGGCAGCACAGAAAGGAAGACCTGTCTGCTGTTATGACTGTATTACATGTGCAGATGGAGAAATCAGTAATGAGACAGGTAAACTTCAGCCCATCTTAAAGATCCAAAGAAAACTGGTTAGTTGTTCTCTTTAGGGCATTTCACACTGcgtttaaccctgggttatatACATTCTAAACCAGCTTTTAACTCTAGCTTCATCGTTTCACAGTTGTAATTTAGAAATGGGGTTATCCCTAAAATTAACCTAGggttaaattaacttttttgaccaccagccaatGAACAATCAGCATTTCCACTAGCCAAAGTTTTTCCGGTAAAATTAAGAGAAATTATGAGTGCCACTGAATGCAACAATGATTTAGATTTTTCCTTCTGTGTACATGCGACAatcctgacaaaacatgacaacacTCATCAAACATAAGCTTTCTTCGTTTCTCTGTCGATAGACAAAGCTTTACTGGTGCACAGGCCtcccattttttgctgacttttttgaaagcctgctgtgtgcaagaagtgtgcaacacttctatacaatgtcctttgcttaacccactattctacagtgcaacaggtaCTGCAAAGgataaatatgcatttaaaaatattaagtataatcttcatcagacctaacattattaatatgTTTGGAGGTATAAAtggcataaaatgtttggaaaaaATGACAGCAGataaatattttctacattatacaataatagcaatgattaataacttatttttacaagaatatttttagAAATCaatcattttatgactgctactaaataatctcagtcatagttactgctaactgtttatgtagtgtcctagagttaaatattagtaaactaaatattaatttcatatctgaaaatacagaacagtataacacatccatctgttgattttctcagcaacaatgcaattctctAGACTTAACAGAGGTTTTTCCtctgtttgagacctgacagggtgaggggttgtagtttgtcttacctctcttaaactcatcatctctcctttcttcttccctttccatgctttgcacaaaaaatttctgatgtccatctaaaGGAACCAATAATGATCCAGTCAGAATAAGATTATcaatattatttagaaacttacttctcgtcatgttttcatgaTTACTCACTCGCGTGGCGTCACTTTTTGAATGCAGTTGTGCGCGGATGTATGAAAGCAAAGACACGCGCGGACACGGATAcatgcgtgcacgcgtcagtgtgactgcttcgtcgcttttacaagcgtaaattgggtaattacattgcatatagatctgtttttgccgctattatctttgcaaaggaatacactagttaactgctaaaatgtaaacttgagatttacacctgggcacaaaagatttacacagtaaaaggggtctagcgacacCCCTGTCTTTCAGTCTATCCTCCCTGCTCCCTTCCTTGTGTTTGGTGGACGCCCTCAGTTCGTTTCCATGGTTTCTCGCGCTGGTTTGCTGCAAACTGCGCGCAGCCAATTCATCATCGAAACATCAAATGTAGGGAGTACTGCCAGAGGGATAAATGACTAAGAACAGAGCTTTTTGTATCATGCATGCAATGCCTCATGCATCACCGGCCAAACTTGCTAGTAAGTTATTATGTTTAGGGTTGCTTaaagacaggtgtgttggagctgggaTGGACCTGAAATCTGCAGGCCCGTAGCTCACCAGAAGCAGGGTTGGAGACTACTAACGCAGGGTTTAGGAATGCAGTGTGAAACgtcagattatgaatacccagggttatctcttCAAGTATGAACAGTGTGAAACGTGAAACACATAACCCAAAATTCCATTAACCTGGGATTCAGAATAACCTGGGGTTTACAATTTcaagtgtgaaaagccctaCTGTGTTCTCCTCCTACTGTTTAGGTTGATATTTCTTATAAATGAAGTtataaattgaaattgaaatattttttgtctCCAAAAGTGATCACAATCTTTTCTTCCAGATTCGAATAACTGCCAGCAGTGTCCAGGGGAATACTGGTCTAATACTGAGAACACTGAATGTGTGTTAAAGGCTGAAGAGTTTCTGTCATTCACAGAAGTTATGGGTATAGTGTTAGTCTTTTTCTCTCTGTTTGGAGTAGGAATAACTGTACTGGCCTCCATCCTGTTTTACATTAAGAAGGACACTCCTATAGTAAAAGCCAACAACTCAGAGCTGAGCTtcctgttgctcttctcattgattctgtgttttctttgttctctaACTTTCATTGGTCGCCCCACTGAGTGGTCCTGTATGTTGCGTCACACAGCGTTTGGGATCACTTTTGTCCTCTGTATTTCCTGTGTTCTGGGGAAAACAATAGTGGTGTTAATGGCATTCAAGGCCACACTTCCAGGAAGTAATGTCATGAAATGGTTTGGGCCTGCACAACAGAGACTCAGTGTTTTTGCCTTTACACTTATACAAGTTCTTATCTGTGTGCTTTGGCTAACAATAGCTCCTCCTTTTCCTCataaaaatgtgaaatattaTAAGGAGAAGATCATTCTTGAATGCAGTCTGGGTTCGACTATAGGTTTCTCTGCTGTGTTGGGTTATATTGGTCTTCTGGCTGTCTTGTGCTTCATTCTGGCTTTTCTGGCTCGGACGCTGCCTGATAACTTCAATGAAGCTAAATTCATCACATTCAGTATGCTCATATTCTGTGCTGTATGGATCACATTTATCCCAGCTTACGTCAGTTCACCTGGAAAATTTACTGTAGCTGTGGAGATATTTGCTATTTTAGCATCAAGCTTTGGTTTACTATTCTGCATATTTGCACCTAAATGTTATATAATCCTGTTTAAGCCTGAtcaaaatacaaaacaacattTGATGGGGAAAATATAAATACTACTGAGAAAAAGTAACATGGTAACATTATTGTACAGTATATCTAGAACcagaataaaaaatattgaaaatgcaACTGTGTAAGTTATATCAAGAAACAGTGGCAAAAGCTTTTCAGAAATTCAGACAAAAAATCTAACCACATGATGCTCCTAGCTTAAATAAACTAATCTACCCTAAATAAACCAAAGTGTATTACAAAAGAAAATGAATGACAAGATATAAATCTCCTATAGCTGCTACCATTTTGTCTAGCCCTAAGGCAGTTTCTGCCCCACCTTAGGTCTTATCATGTGCTAGTTCACACAGGCAACATTGCAGTGGTGGCAAAGATATATTTCCAGGGAGGCCTACATTTACAATGCTTACAATGCCCAGGGCAGACTGCTCTCGCTAAGCACAATTTTCATCCCTGGGAAGGCAGATGCCCTATAAAGACAGGTTCTGTATGCAGTAATATAGACTCCATTTTAGTGGTGGAGCAGATTTGGCCGGGCAGAAGTCAAATGATACATTGTCCTCTTTGGTTCTCTTTTTCACCCAGCCCCCTTGGGCTTAAATGCTATGGTACAGATGTGGCCGAGGCTACATCTGGAAAGGGATCACAGAGATTGGCTCTGGCTGCTGCTAGTAGCCATGTTCTGGTCAGTCTGAGTATGGTTTACCAAACTCACAATTTTGCCAGGCTCGCAATTTCCATTCCAGTCCATCATAAAAATGTTCAGTGGGGTAGTGGTCAGGCTCTGAGCATGCCAGTTAAGTTCTTCTTTTGCCTTTACACAACACAAAGTTGTCTTTCAAGTTAAATCAACATTTGTTTCAAGTGAATGAGTATGTAacattgtttttacatatttttgtagcaaattcTCAACTCTACAAgatacagtacatttttgttTGTGAACAAATGTTTAGAATGTGTTCCTTGGCCTtatttaaacaacttttaaaatatatttttttactaacCATGCATAACATAATATACATAATTTCATGTTCAAAAATTGTAATACATGTTACTCACATATTTTTGTAGGACATTTTGTGCTGAATAGAGTGTTATGTGATATAAGTGTGAGGAACTGTAGATGAATGAACCCAAATGCACACAATGTCAggggaaaacagaaaacactttattaaacCAATCAAAAACCTACGAGGGGGTACAAAACATGAAACTCTGACAGATAACACTAAAACTTTGACTGGATAACTAGACTTGAATGTACACGAACACGAGAAACAGAACACaatgaacctgcacagaactaaggacacaatgacattaaatagaaaaaaacaaacaagataacgagcgggaacaggtgatgggagaaaacaaatgattactaataagcaggagaacgagggggTGGGGACAATAAACAAGGCATGAGCCTCCACATAAGGCCTGGGCCTGCCAGAACcctgccaccatgacaaaatacaaatacaacATAAGTCTTCAAGGCAGAATCCTGGCAATaagccattaatatgttttaagcaattaaaaaacaaacaaatgtaagagcatgtcaaaACCTCTGCCAGTGTCCTAAAATGGTTGGACCATGGGggtaaatatgaaaaaatatagAGTTCTAGAGTAAAGTTATAacattttgagaataaagtacAAAATTCTGAGATGAAAATCATAACTTTATGATTATGTaagaataaggttttgcagaatcaggcatCACGAAGATGGAGGCGTGAACACATTGTGAGGCTAAGCGTTTTACCAGATATCGGAAAATAGTGTAAATTTACCTGGTTATTTCCTTCGTGTTCGCTCAATTCAGTTATGCAAACTATAGCTACAGTAAACACTTTTGGACATCAATAAAATGTGTGCCATTTACATGGGATCATCCTTTCGACTTCAGCGAACTCCCGTTGGAGCTACTGAGATCACAGCGGCCAAGCGGATCACTCACTGACCCGAAGTGTTTGGCATCGAAACCATAAACAAATATGGGGAAAGCGTGGAGGGCTGCATGATGAGTTTAGGCTAAACCCACACCGACCAGCTCTGCTCAGCATCTTCTTTGCCAACGTGCAGTCTCTGATGAATGAACTAAAGATCTAGACCCTCAGACAGAAATGGCTTATGGACtgcaatgttttgtttaatcacTGAAACGTGGCTCTGTAACGATATCCCAAACTTCTTCAGGGCTGACAGAGTAGCAGCAACCTCTGGTAAAACAAGGGTGGTGGAGTATGCATTTATGTAAACAAATCATGGTATATAGACTCTGTCACTCTGGATACCTACTGCTCTGTTGATCTGGAGTTCCTAGGGTATCTGCCAGACCAAACTCAAACATAAACAGAGGATTGAAGAACACTTCAATTCTTCAGACCCTCTGCGTATGTGGCAAGGCATACAAACTAGCACAGAATACAAACCACCCAGCAATGTGCCTCCCTCCAGCTCTGCCTCCCACCTTGATGAGCTCAGTCACTTTTATGCTTGTTCAAAGTATACTTGATCAAAGTAATAAGGAGGTCTACCTCAAAGCTGAGCATCAACCCAATGAACTGGCTCTCACAATCTCCACCGTTTACTCCACTCTGTGTAAAGTGAATGCACGGAAGGCAAATGGAATACCTGGTCGTGTGCTTAAAGCCTTTGCGGAGCAGCTGGCTGAGGTCTTTACAGACATTGTCAATATGTCTTTGGACCAGACAACTGTCCCCAAAAGTTTCAAAACATCCACCCTCGTGCCAATACCATTTTACACACtcattaacattaaacattatattgatttaacttttgtATGCTACTTTTTGTGTAAAGGCAATGTGCAAGGGAGGGTCAATGGTAATGAATATTGATGTGATTCACACCTGAGCAGATAAAGACTCAACCACCTAATGCCTCAATGAGGAATGTTGTGCTAGATCATATTACGCACACACTTAAAATATCCTGTAGTGCAGCCTTACTGAAAGTTGCAAAAAAGGccatttaatttatattttcaacTATCTATCACCTATCCAACCCTACTAAACCCTCCAATTCTACCTTCAATTCAGAAAATTAACAAGTAAAAACCCTTCAGACCGAAACGCTGCAAAACAACCAGTCATGAGCTTTTggtttcaaaaacatttaaaattagtACTGACTCAATCAGGCATCCCAGCCAAACACATTTCAGGACACTCTTTTCGTATAGGCGCCGCAAGCACAGCCGCCCAAAAAGGACTCACGCAGCAGCAGATCCAAGCTCTCTGTCGTTGGTCACCAGCGGGCTTACCCCgtccgatcgcagcgagtattgaactcccgtcagATGCTGCAAAAGCCCTCCTAATATAAATCATCCACCCCATCACCAATCTAAAATAACAACATGTCCACGTAATCGTCAGCGGGGCTTACCCGTCCGATAGcagtgagtattgaactcccgttgGACACCGCAAAAGCCCTCCAAATCTAAAATAACCAAACATCCACCTCGTCGCCAGCGGGGCTTACCCGTCCGATCacagcgagtattgaactcccatCGGATGCTGCAAAAGCCCTCCTAATATAAATCATCCACCCCATCACCAATCTAAAATAACCAAATGTCCACCTGATTGTCAGCGGGGGCTTATCCGTCTGATTGCAGCTAGTACTGAACTCCCGTCAGATGCTGCAAAAGCACTCCCAATCTAAAATTACCAAATGTCCACCTCATCATCAACGGGGGCTTACCTGTCCGCTCGcagtgagtattgaactcccaTCGGACACCGCAAAAGCACACCAaatctaaaaacaaacaaacgtcCACCTCGTCATCAGCGAGGGCTTACCCCTCTGATCGCAGTGAGTATTGAGCTCCCATTGGACTCCGCAAAAGCCTTTTTGGAGGGATACTCTGCGTTCGGGTCCATTTCCAAGATCAGAGCCCTCTCCCctgacagcacgccaaatacgttTACAAATTTAATATATCCtacttatttgtaagtgtgaactctGTGTGAAATAATACATTTCGTGAAATAACGTCAAATAAACTACTCAAGTGCCTGCAGCTGTCTACAATCAGTAATCAACATATCCTCTAGTATCACCAGCTGTCTACAATGAGTAATCAACACATCTACCCAATCAGCATGAAGGCAAGCCCATATATAATCACAGTCAAACTCACCTAAGGATTCTCTACAGTCTTCAGAATCCCTCTACCACCCCGTCTCCTCTAACTCACCCTGTGGCACGCTGGTGTATTAtgagttcacacttacaaataagtcGTAAATCATTATGCACTTATCTGTTCGTAAGCAtggttgataaatgaggcccctgaactTTTGAAACAacgcaaataaataaaaacacatgttgagtcaaatattattttgtgtactCACAAAAAAATTCTCAAGAGTTAACACAAAAACAACGCTTTGCTCACATATCGCAAGTTACTCACTGAAGAAAACTCTTATTTTTTTGACTCTCTTCTCTCTTTACTCACTCGTTATCATCCAAAAC contains:
- the LOC135769353 gene encoding extracellular calcium-sensing receptor-like, which produces MFFFLYTLLLFHHLLSAEAENTICRMMGDPTYPVFSKDGEFNIGAIFPIHSKETLPSFKFTQKPQPLSCSSVNLRDFRLAQIMIFAIEEINKNLYLLPNVSIGYKIYDTCGSRLSSMSAIMAVMNVQDIAAREKCIGESPIHAIIGETESATTIILSRTTGPFKIPVISHSASCECLSNRKDYPSFFRTVASDYHQGRALALLVKHLGWTWVGAVNSDNDYGNYGMATFLNTAQEQGICVEYSVKFYRTESEKLQKVVNTMKDGTAKVIVAFVSFLDMGLLIEQLSIQNITGLQIVGVVGWITSKNYITPNTFHVMRGSLGFAVRKINVQGFGDYAIKSFWETDFPCSHRDQSELNCSRFQDLLELKNYNEDVSEHRYSSNVYKAVYAVAHALHSLLKCTGQEGCEKALTIQPQQVVEALKRVNFSVKFGDCVWFDSTGGAVAQYEVVNWQQDSDGSFQFKPVGYYDASLPPDQRFFINTENIIWAGGQLRKPKSVCSESCPLGTRKAAQKGRPVCCYDCITCADGEISNETDSNNCQQCPGEYWSNTENTECVLKAEEFLSFTEVMGIVLVFFSLFGVGITVLASILFYIKKDTPIVKANNSELSFLLLFSLILCFLCSLTFIGRPTEWSCMLRHTAFGITFVLCISCVLGKTIVVLMAFKATLPGSNVMKWFGPAQQRLSVFAFTLIQVLICVLWLTIAPPFPHKNVKYYKEKIILECSLGSTIGFSAVLGYIGLLAVLCFILAFLARTLPDNFNEAKFITFSMLIFCAVWITFIPAYVSSPGKFTVAVEIFAILASSFGLLFCIFAPKCYIILFKPDQNTKQHLMGKI